From a region of the Betta splendens chromosome 5, fBetSpl5.4, whole genome shotgun sequence genome:
- the mars1 gene encoding methionine--tRNA ligase, cytoplasmic isoform X1 yields the protein MKLFVSEGNPHCLKVLCALEVTGAQCDVQFVNHEERIVPFLNRPTLPALLLPSGLYLFSSNAICRYMFELNGQESSELCNQWLEWEATDLQPALLQALHMAVVQGKGSEVSKVLQGPLNVLDQSLSKGNTPYLTGEAVSVADIVLCTALYPVLSESSLALGEGRSVKAWFDRVAAMHSCQSAARKVLQGKGLQGMKSYMQRQPAPHSSQCRETQPCNSSPAECDEGERMVSEEEMEAAVQTWNKGLNPGPLAAGRKHPILPQDGKRNILLTSALPYVNNVPHLGNIIGCVLSADVFSRYGRLRGWNLLFVCGTDEYGTATENKAREEGLTPQQICDKYHAIHSSIYKWFQVDFDFFGRTTTEKQTEIAQDIFWRLHKNEFLVEDTVEQLRCEKCQRFLADRFVEGTCPHCSYPEARGDQCDKCGRLINAVELREPQCKVCRKTPVIRSSKHLFLDLPKLESQLEQWLEKSTSTGDWTANAKQITRSWLRDGLKPRCITRDLQWGTPVPHPDFKEKVFYVWFDAPIGYLSITANYTDKWEKWWKNPQQVELYNFMAKDNVPFHSVVFPCSLLGAQDNYTLVSHLVATEYLNYEDTKFSKSRGVGVFGDMAKDTGIPSDVWRFYLLYVRPEGQDSAFSWADMALKNNSELLNNLGNFINRAGMFVTKFFDGCVPVMELQQEDKKLLALVGWELQQYIQLMDKVKIRDALKHILNISRHGNQYIQVNEPWKKIKGDETERQRAGTVTGVSVNIACLLSVMLFPYMPTVSQTIRDQLNAPQSCVITMLQGTSGAFVSALKAGHRIGTVSPLFQKLEVDQIEALKKRFGGQQPEDEPPKEKTTAQRAASTQPAAVPAPAAAPVNGVDPEKAGQLTQAVAEQGEKVRALKAQKAEKAVITAEVAKLLDLKKQLALAEGKGTEPAPQKGKKK from the exons ATGAAGCTGTTTGTAAGCGAAGGCAACCCGCACTGCCTGAAGGTGTTATGTGCGCTAGAAGTGACTGGAGCTCAGTGTGACGTTCAGTTTGTCAACCATGAAG agAGAATAGTGCCCTTCCTTAACCGTCCAACTTTACCTGCCCTGCTCCTGCCCAGTGGACTGTACCTGTTTAGTTCCAATGCCATCTGCCG ATACATGTTTGAACTAAATGGACAAGAATCCAGTGAACTGTGCAATCAGTGGCTTGAATGGGAAGCCACAGATCTTCAG CCTGCTCTGCTACAGGCTCTTCACATGGCAGTGGTGCAAGGAAAAGGATCAGAGGTGTCAAAGGTCCTTCAGGGCCCCCTGAACGTCTTGGACCAAAGCTTGAGCAAAGGAAATACACCATATTTAACAGGG GAAGCTGTTTCAGTTGCTGATATTGTTCTGTGCACGGCGCTGTATCCAGTTTTGTCTGAGTCGTCATTAGCACTGG gtGAGGGGAGGTCTGTGAAGGCCTGGTTTGACCGCGTAGCTGCTATGCACAGTTGCCAGTCTGCTGCTCGAAAAGTGCTGCAAGGCAAAGGCCTGCAAGGCATGAAGAGCTACATGCAAAGGCAGCCTGCCCCTCACAGCAGCCAGTGCAGGGAAACGCAGCCATGCAACAGCAGCCCTGCTGAG TGTGATGAGGGGGAGCGAATGGTTTCagaagaggagatggaggcagctgtTCAGACTTGGAATAAAGGTTTGAATCCTGGCCCACTGGCTGCAGGCAGAAAACACCCCAT TTTGCCACAGGACGGCAAGCGAAACATCCTGCTGACCAGTGCCTTGCCTTACGTCAACAATGTTCCGCACCTGGGTAACATCATTGGTTGTGTCCTGAGTGCTGACGTCTTCTCCAG GTACGGACGTTTGCGAGGCTGGAACTTGCTCTTTGTGTGTGGGACTGACGAGTACGGCACAGCCACTGAGAACAAGGCCAGAGAGGAGGGTCTGACGCCGCAGCAGATCTGCGACAAGTACCACGCCATTCACTCCAGCATCTACAAATGGTTCCAGGTTGACTTCGACTTTTTTGGCAGAACcaccacagagaaacagacaga GATAGCCCAGGATATTTTCTGGAGACTCCACAAGAATGAGTTCCTAGTAGAAGACACGGTGGAACAGCTGCGTTGTGAGAAGTGTCAGCGCTTCCTGGCTGACCGCTTCGTAGAAGGCACCTGTCCTCACTGCAGCTATCCTGAAGCTCGTGGTGATCAGTGTGACAAGTGTGGGCGGCTCATCAACGCTGTGGAGCTCAGG GAACCTCAGTGTAAAGTCTGCAGAAAGACTCCGGTCATCCGCTCCTCCAAGCATCTGTTTCTGGACCTGCCTAAG CTTGAATCTCAGTTAGAGCAGTGGCTGGAGAAGTCGACCAGCACAGGGGACTGGACAGCAAACGCCAAGCAGATCACTCGCTCATGGCTGCGAGATGGGCTCAAACCTCGCTGCATCACAAGAGACCTGCAGTGGGGAACGCCTGTACCTCATCCCGATTTTAAAGAAAAG GTGTTCTACGTGTGGTTCGATGCCCCTATTGGTTACCTGTCTATTACTGCAAACTATACGGATAAATGGGAGAAGTGGTGGAAGAATCCTCAGCAG GTGGAGCTGTACAACTTCATGGCCAAAGACAATGTGCCCTTCCACAGTGTTGTGTTCCCCTGCTCTCTACTGGGAGCCCAGGACAACTACACTCTGGTCAGCCACCTTGTTGCCACTG AATATCTGAATTATGAGGACACCAAGTTCTCCAAGAGCcgtggtgtgggtgtgtttggAGACATGGCCAAGGACACGGGCATCCCATCTGATGTGTGGCGGTTCTACCTGCTGTATGTGCGGCCAGAAGGACAGGATTCAGCCTTCTCCTGGGCTGACATGGCGTTGAAGAACAACTCGGAGCTGCTCAACAACTTGGGCAACTTTATCAACAG AGCTGGCATGTTTGTCACTAAGTTTTTTGACGGCTGTGTGCCTGTGATGGAGCTACAGCAGGAAGATAAGAAGCTGCTGGCACTGGTGggctgggagctgcagcagtaCATCCAGCTCATGGACAAAGTCAA AATCCGTGACGCTCTAAAGCACATCCTAAACATCTCTCGCCACGGCAACCAGTACATTCAAGTCAATGAGCCCTGGAAGAAAATTAAAGGTGACGAAACCGAAAG GCAGCGTGCGGGCACGGTGACTGGTGTGTCTGTGAACATCGCCTGCTTGTTGTCAGTGATGCTGTTTCCATACATGCCAACAGTCAGCCAAACCATCAGGGATCAACTCAACGCGCCGCAGTCTTGCGTCATTACCATGTTACAAGGGACGAGCGGCGCCTTTGTTAGTGCCCTTAAAGCTGGCCACCGCATCGGCACT GTCAGTCCATTGTTCCAGAAACTGGAGGTTGACCAGATTGAAGCTTTGAAGAAGAGATTTGGTGGACAGCAG CCCGAAGATGAACCACCTAAGGAAAAG ACAACGGCTCAGAGAGCTGCCAGCACTCAGCCGGCCGCCGTGCCAGCTCCTGCGGCGGCGCCGGTGAATGGAGTGGACCCAGAGAAAGCCGGGCAGCTCACCCAGGCCGTGGCCGAACAG GGGGAGAAGGTGCGAGCACTCAAAGCTCAGAAGGCAGAAAAGGCGGTGATCACAGCAGAAGTGGCCAAACTCTTGGACCTTAAGAAACAGCTGGCTCTGGCTGAGGGGAAAGGCACTGAGCCTGCACCACAGAAGGGCAAGAAGAAGTGA
- the mars1 gene encoding methionine--tRNA ligase, cytoplasmic isoform X2 — protein MKLFVSEGNPHCLKVLCALEVTGAQCDVQFVNHEERIVPFLNRPTLPALLLPSGLYLFSSNAICRYMFELNGQESSELCNQWLEWEATDLQPALLQALHMAVVQGKGSEVSKVLQGPLNVLDQSLSKGNTPYLTGEAVSVADIVLCTALYPVLSESSLALGEGRSVKAWFDRVAAMHSCQSAARKVLQGKGLQGMKSYMQRQPAPHSSQCRETQPCNSSPAECDEGERMVSEEEMEAAVQTWNKGLNPGPLAAGRKHPILPQDGKRNILLTSALPYVNNVPHLGNIIGCVLSADVFSRYGRLRGWNLLFVCGTDEYGTATENKAREEGLTPQQICDKYHAIHSSIYKWFQVDFDFFGRTTTEKQTEIAQDIFWRLHKNEFLVEDTVEQLRCEKCQRFLADRFVEGTCPHCSYPEARGDQCDKCGRLINAVELREPQCKVCRKTPVIRSSKHLFLDLPKLESQLEQWLEKSTSTGDWTANAKQITRSWLRDGLKPRCITRDLQWGTPVPHPDFKEKVFYVWFDAPIGYLSITANYTDKWEKWWKNPQQVELYNFMAKDNVPFHSVVFPCSLLGAQDNYTLVSHLVATEYLNYEDTKFSKSRGVGVFGDMAKDTGIPSDVWRFYLLYVRPEGQDSAFSWADMALKNNSELLNNLGNFINRAGMFVTKFFDGCVPVMELQQEDKKLLALVGWELQQYIQLMDKVKIRDALKHILNISRHGNQYIQVNEPWKKIKGDETERQRAGTVTGVSVNIACLLSVMLFPYMPTVSQTIRDQLNAPQSCVITMLQGTSGAFVSALKAGHRIGTVSPLFQKLEVDQIEALKKRFGGQQTTAQRAASTQPAAVPAPAAAPVNGVDPEKAGQLTQAVAEQGEKVRALKAQKAEKAVITAEVAKLLDLKKQLALAEGKGTEPAPQKGKKK, from the exons ATGAAGCTGTTTGTAAGCGAAGGCAACCCGCACTGCCTGAAGGTGTTATGTGCGCTAGAAGTGACTGGAGCTCAGTGTGACGTTCAGTTTGTCAACCATGAAG agAGAATAGTGCCCTTCCTTAACCGTCCAACTTTACCTGCCCTGCTCCTGCCCAGTGGACTGTACCTGTTTAGTTCCAATGCCATCTGCCG ATACATGTTTGAACTAAATGGACAAGAATCCAGTGAACTGTGCAATCAGTGGCTTGAATGGGAAGCCACAGATCTTCAG CCTGCTCTGCTACAGGCTCTTCACATGGCAGTGGTGCAAGGAAAAGGATCAGAGGTGTCAAAGGTCCTTCAGGGCCCCCTGAACGTCTTGGACCAAAGCTTGAGCAAAGGAAATACACCATATTTAACAGGG GAAGCTGTTTCAGTTGCTGATATTGTTCTGTGCACGGCGCTGTATCCAGTTTTGTCTGAGTCGTCATTAGCACTGG gtGAGGGGAGGTCTGTGAAGGCCTGGTTTGACCGCGTAGCTGCTATGCACAGTTGCCAGTCTGCTGCTCGAAAAGTGCTGCAAGGCAAAGGCCTGCAAGGCATGAAGAGCTACATGCAAAGGCAGCCTGCCCCTCACAGCAGCCAGTGCAGGGAAACGCAGCCATGCAACAGCAGCCCTGCTGAG TGTGATGAGGGGGAGCGAATGGTTTCagaagaggagatggaggcagctgtTCAGACTTGGAATAAAGGTTTGAATCCTGGCCCACTGGCTGCAGGCAGAAAACACCCCAT TTTGCCACAGGACGGCAAGCGAAACATCCTGCTGACCAGTGCCTTGCCTTACGTCAACAATGTTCCGCACCTGGGTAACATCATTGGTTGTGTCCTGAGTGCTGACGTCTTCTCCAG GTACGGACGTTTGCGAGGCTGGAACTTGCTCTTTGTGTGTGGGACTGACGAGTACGGCACAGCCACTGAGAACAAGGCCAGAGAGGAGGGTCTGACGCCGCAGCAGATCTGCGACAAGTACCACGCCATTCACTCCAGCATCTACAAATGGTTCCAGGTTGACTTCGACTTTTTTGGCAGAACcaccacagagaaacagacaga GATAGCCCAGGATATTTTCTGGAGACTCCACAAGAATGAGTTCCTAGTAGAAGACACGGTGGAACAGCTGCGTTGTGAGAAGTGTCAGCGCTTCCTGGCTGACCGCTTCGTAGAAGGCACCTGTCCTCACTGCAGCTATCCTGAAGCTCGTGGTGATCAGTGTGACAAGTGTGGGCGGCTCATCAACGCTGTGGAGCTCAGG GAACCTCAGTGTAAAGTCTGCAGAAAGACTCCGGTCATCCGCTCCTCCAAGCATCTGTTTCTGGACCTGCCTAAG CTTGAATCTCAGTTAGAGCAGTGGCTGGAGAAGTCGACCAGCACAGGGGACTGGACAGCAAACGCCAAGCAGATCACTCGCTCATGGCTGCGAGATGGGCTCAAACCTCGCTGCATCACAAGAGACCTGCAGTGGGGAACGCCTGTACCTCATCCCGATTTTAAAGAAAAG GTGTTCTACGTGTGGTTCGATGCCCCTATTGGTTACCTGTCTATTACTGCAAACTATACGGATAAATGGGAGAAGTGGTGGAAGAATCCTCAGCAG GTGGAGCTGTACAACTTCATGGCCAAAGACAATGTGCCCTTCCACAGTGTTGTGTTCCCCTGCTCTCTACTGGGAGCCCAGGACAACTACACTCTGGTCAGCCACCTTGTTGCCACTG AATATCTGAATTATGAGGACACCAAGTTCTCCAAGAGCcgtggtgtgggtgtgtttggAGACATGGCCAAGGACACGGGCATCCCATCTGATGTGTGGCGGTTCTACCTGCTGTATGTGCGGCCAGAAGGACAGGATTCAGCCTTCTCCTGGGCTGACATGGCGTTGAAGAACAACTCGGAGCTGCTCAACAACTTGGGCAACTTTATCAACAG AGCTGGCATGTTTGTCACTAAGTTTTTTGACGGCTGTGTGCCTGTGATGGAGCTACAGCAGGAAGATAAGAAGCTGCTGGCACTGGTGggctgggagctgcagcagtaCATCCAGCTCATGGACAAAGTCAA AATCCGTGACGCTCTAAAGCACATCCTAAACATCTCTCGCCACGGCAACCAGTACATTCAAGTCAATGAGCCCTGGAAGAAAATTAAAGGTGACGAAACCGAAAG GCAGCGTGCGGGCACGGTGACTGGTGTGTCTGTGAACATCGCCTGCTTGTTGTCAGTGATGCTGTTTCCATACATGCCAACAGTCAGCCAAACCATCAGGGATCAACTCAACGCGCCGCAGTCTTGCGTCATTACCATGTTACAAGGGACGAGCGGCGCCTTTGTTAGTGCCCTTAAAGCTGGCCACCGCATCGGCACT GTCAGTCCATTGTTCCAGAAACTGGAGGTTGACCAGATTGAAGCTTTGAAGAAGAGATTTGGTGGACAGCAG ACAACGGCTCAGAGAGCTGCCAGCACTCAGCCGGCCGCCGTGCCAGCTCCTGCGGCGGCGCCGGTGAATGGAGTGGACCCAGAGAAAGCCGGGCAGCTCACCCAGGCCGTGGCCGAACAG GGGGAGAAGGTGCGAGCACTCAAAGCTCAGAAGGCAGAAAAGGCGGTGATCACAGCAGAAGTGGCCAAACTCTTGGACCTTAAGAAACAGCTGGCTCTGGCTGAGGGGAAAGGCACTGAGCCTGCACCACAGAAGGGCAAGAAGAAGTGA
- the ddit3 gene encoding DNA damage-inducible transcript 3 protein, protein MTAEWLHLPPPYPPGVGPLCGAELEAWYEDLQDILGSDTGGAKVARAPTCTEKEPEFLDVLESCSLTWLTDGSQMWGESVQRATEEGHSIQPVHHTSSSSSSSSCSPAVAEEWQAEAESGRSGSSTAGGGSDLLPPEFFELLSEGGAGMVDASGAVINGGYYYHHHQHHQLNHDQPPSPSASEEELPCVPDSPSCSSSASQSPSQNCSSPSSPVSSPSVYPTSRLGKRKRTTSERANGALSSFASSTQRTSSSYSSAKKSRKEREQENERKVQELTEQNERLKAEIDRLGEEVKRTRRALIERLVNTRK, encoded by the exons ATGACTGCCGAGTGGCTACACCTGCCCCCGCCGTACCCCCCTGGCGTGGGGCCGCTGTGTGGTGCAGAGTTGGAGGCGTGGTATGAGGACTTGCAGGATATTCTTGGCTCCGACACGGGAGGGGCAAAAGTGGCACGTGCCCCTACATGCACCGAG AAGGAGCCAGAGTTTCTGGATGTTCTGGAGAGCTGTTCTCTGACATGGCTGACAGACGGCAGCCAGATGTGGGGTGAAAGTGTTCAGAGGGCAACAGAGGAGGGCCACAGCATCCAACCTGTGCATCACACCTCATCgtcatcctcttcttcctcctgcagTCCAGCTGTTGCAGAGGAGTGGCAGGCAGAGGCTGAAAGTGGGAGAAGtggaagcagcacagcaggaggtggaagtGACCTGCTGCCTCCAGAGTTCTTTGAGTTGCTgagtgaaggaggagcaggaatggTGGATGCGAGTGGAGCTGTGATAAACGGTGGATATTACTATCACCACCATCAACACCACCAGCTTAATCATGACCAGCCTCCGTCTCCTTCAGCCAGCGAGGAAGAACTTCCCTGTGTCCCAGATTCTCCATCCTGCTCTTCCTCAGCCTCCCAGTCGCCATCTCAGAAttgttcctctccctcttcacctgtttcctccccctctgtctaTCCAACTTCCCGCTTAGGGAAACGCAAGAGGACCACAAGTGAGAGGGCCAACGGTGCCTTgtcctccttcgcctcctccaCACAGCGCACGTCCTCATCCTATTCGTCTGCCAAAAAGAGTCGGAAAGAAAGAGAGCAAGAGAACGAGAGGAAGGTACAGGAGCTGACGGAGCAGAATGAGCGTTTGAAAGCAGAAATTGACAGGCTGGGAGAGGAGGTAAAGAGGACGCGTAGAGCCCTGATAGAGAGACTAGTCAACACCAGGAAATGA